The genomic DNA GTCGCGCTCGTCCGCATCCTCCCGGGCTGATGCCTTCAACCTTCCTCTACCTGATCCGTCACGGTCGGGTGGTGGGGGGCGAGACCCGTCGCTTCGTGGGCCACCTAGACGTCCCGCTGTCGCCCGAGGGGGAGGCCGAGATCACGGCTCTCGCACTCCGTCTGGCCGGCGTTCGCCTGGCGGCGGTCTACTCGAGCGACCTGGCGCGCGCCCGTCGGAGCGCTGAGCTGGTCGCGGCCCCTCACGGCCTGGTGCCGCGGATCGAGCCGGCCTTGCGCGAGATGGCGATGGGACGCTGGGAGGGGCTGACCGCCGAGGAGATTCAGCTCCGCGAGCCAGGCGCGTTCAGCGACTGGATGAGCCGGATCGGCGAGTTCGGGTTCCCGGAGGGTGAGAGCCTGCCCGACCTCCTGGCGCGTTGCTGGCCCGTCGTGGAGCGGCTGGTGGACGCGCATGCGGGAGAGCGCGTCGCGATCGTGGCTCACGGCGGGACCAACCGGGCGATCCTCTGCCGGGCGCTGGGGCTCCCGCTCGAGCGGCTGCTGATGCTCGGTCAGGACTACGGCGCGGTCTCGCTGCTGGAGTGGGATGGCCGGCGCTGGTTCCTCCACCTCCTGAACGACACCGGCACGGGGTGAGGCGCCGGCGGTGGAGTCAGCCGCCCCGGTCCGTGCGAGCCCGGTGGGAGCGGTAGGCAGCGAAGACCCGCGCGTTCATCTCACGGCAGGCTTCGCGGGCCTGGCGCTGGGCGTCGGGCGTGTCCGCCAGGAGCAGCAGGGCCTGGCGCCCGATCGCCGCATGGCGGTACTCGTCGGGCAGGATCTGCGTACGGTAGAGATTCGCGGTCTCGGGGTCGGGTCCTTCGGCGAGGCGGATGAGCGTCTCGAACCCCTCGCACGACTGGGTCTCGCCGGCGAACTGGAACATGGCCAGCTTCTCTAAGGTCGGCCGGCTCCGGCAGGCGACGAGCCAGTCGAAGAGGTCGACCCACTCGGTTAGCGGCGCGTAGCCGTCAGGGTCCTCACCCAGCTCGAGGAGGCGCTTGCGGAGGAGCTGGTAGTGGCGCTGCTCGTCGTCGAGCTGGCGCGGCAGGAGGTCCCGGATCTCGCGCTCCTTCACGTAGGGAATCCAGGCGGCGATCAGCTCGGCCGAGCGAAGCTCGTTGTACACCCCCTGGCGCATCCGGTAGCGGATCTGGTCGAGAAGCAGTTCGGGGGCGGCTCCAGGATCCAGGCGGACATCCCGGTCGACCCAGAACGCGCGGTTCTCGGCCGCCAGCTCCTTGACGAACCTCTCGACGTCAGGATTGCGCGGTGGTACGCGGGGTGACGCCCTCACGGCTTCCTGAACCGGATCGCACCGATATAGGCCTCGGCGCTGGACTGGGTGTCGTCGGAGTCGATGGCGATGGAGAGCGTGCCCGGCGCGTCAGGCTCCTCGCCGTAGATGCGCTTGTAGTCCTCGTACACGTTGCGGCTCTCGGTGAGCCATTTCCCCTCGTCGGCCGCGCCCGACCTGACCACGACGTAGGTAACGAGCCCGGTCTTCTGGCTCTTGAGGACGCTGCCGGCGGGGGCGCCCGAATCCCAGATATAGCCGATGATCCGTGAGCGGACGAGGGAGGGGAAGCGCTCCCAGGTGACGTAGAGCTGGATCGCCTGGTCATCGGCGTTCTTGTTCCGGGCATCGCCCCCCTTCGGGAGCGTGACGACCTTCCACTGCCACTCGAGAACCGGCGTGTCTCTCAGGTCGACCTTGACCTCCTTGCTGATGGTCGAGGAATCGCCGCGACTCGTCAGGTGGAGGGCCTTCGTCGGGCCGTCCTGCGCCACGCGGAACTCGTAGGCCGGGTTTCCCCAGCGCTGGCCGCCCTTCCAGCCTTCCGGGATTCCCTTTGTGCCGGGCGCGTGCCTGACCCAGTCCTCGACGAGCACGCTGTCGGGAGCGGCCAACGCCCCGAAGACCACGAGCGCGAGGCATCCTGAGAGCGCGGCCAGCCGGCGCGCCACGACGCTGGCCCCGAGCTAGGGCCGCGCGCCGCCCGCCTTCGGACCGAGGCGGGTGGCTTCCCGCCGGTA from Candidatus Rokuibacteriota bacterium includes the following:
- a CDS encoding ferritin-like domain-containing protein — translated: MRASPRVPPRNPDVERFVKELAAENRAFWVDRDVRLDPGAAPELLLDQIRYRMRQGVYNELRSAELIAAWIPYVKEREIRDLLPRQLDDEQRHYQLLRKRLLELGEDPDGYAPLTEWVDLFDWLVACRSRPTLEKLAMFQFAGETQSCEGFETLIRLAEGPDPETANLYRTQILPDEYRHAAIGRQALLLLADTPDAQRQAREACREMNARVFAAYRSHRARTDRGG
- a CDS encoding DUF3047 domain-containing protein; the protein is MARRLAALSGCLALVVFGALAAPDSVLVEDWVRHAPGTKGIPEGWKGGQRWGNPAYEFRVAQDGPTKALHLTSRGDSSTISKEVKVDLRDTPVLEWQWKVVTLPKGGDARNKNADDQAIQLYVTWERFPSLVRSRIIGYIWDSGAPAGSVLKSQKTGLVTYVVVRSGAADEGKWLTESRNVYEDYKRIYGEEPDAPGTLSIAIDSDDTQSSAEAYIGAIRFRKP
- a CDS encoding histidine phosphatase family protein, which encodes MPSTFLYLIRHGRVVGGETRRFVGHLDVPLSPEGEAEITALALRLAGVRLAAVYSSDLARARRSAELVAAPHGLVPRIEPALREMAMGRWEGLTAEEIQLREPGAFSDWMSRIGEFGFPEGESLPDLLARCWPVVERLVDAHAGERVAIVAHGGTNRAILCRALGLPLERLLMLGQDYGAVSLLEWDGRRWFLHLLNDTGTG